The Deltaproteobacteria bacterium sequence CGGAAGACAAGATCGCGCAGTTCCGGGAACAGCTCACCGCCAGCGGCGCCGCGGTGACGCAGACGTTTGCGCAGGCCGTGCTGCCGTTTCTGGCGGAGTCGAACGTCCCCGAGATCAAGGGCCTCGTCGCGAAGACGCAGAAACTCGATCCGGACCTCCGCCTGATCTACGTGCTCGACGGCAACCGCGGCGTCGTGGCCCACTCCGACGCGAGCCGCTACGGCGAAGGCAACCCGCCGATCAGCGACGAGTCGTGGGCCAAGATCGTCGAGCACTGGAAGGAGCAGCAGGCGGCGGGCGAGACGAATCCGCTGGTTCGCGGATTGGCGCTCAAGACGCCGCGGGACGGCAACCTGCTTTACTTCGCATACCCGGTCTACCTCGGCGGCGTGACGCCGACGATCAGTTCCGCGCTCGCCGACGACCCGGGAGACAATCGCCTCGGTTACGTCGTGCTCGGCTACTCGCTCGATCCGATCGAGCGGTTCGTGAAGGAAGCCAAGCAGGAAAAGGACCGCGCGTCGTATGAGGCCGCCTTGCGCACGGGCGCGGTCGGGTTCTTGTTCGTCCTCATTGGCTCGCTGCTGGCGATCTTCCAGGGACTGAGCATCTCCAAGCCGATCAAGGTCCTCGCGTGGCGCGCCGATCAGATCGCGCGCGGCGACCTCGAGGCACGGGTCGAGGTAACGAGCACCGACGAGATCGGGATGCTCGCGGAGAACTTCAACTTCATGACCGACCAGCTCGTGATCCTGCTGCGCGAGACCCAGGAAAAGGCGCACATGGAAAAGGAGCTGGAGGTCGCGCGAACCATTCAGGAAACGTTGGTACCGCCCAACGATCCGGTATCCACCGACTTCATGGAGTTTGCCGGCTACTTTCAGCCGGCGTCGCAATGTGGTGGAGACTGGTGGACCTACCACGAGTTGGTAGGCGAAAAGACATTGATCGTGATCGGCGACGTCACCGGGCACGGCGTTCCCTCCGCCATGATCACGGCGACCGCGAAGGCGGCGTGCGACGTCGCGAGGACGATCAACAACAACGACGTGACCGTCACGACTCTGCTCGAGATCATGAACGACGCGATCTTCCAGAGCGCGAAGCGCAAGTTCGTGATGACCTGCTTTGCGTCGATCATCGACCCGCGCAC is a genomic window containing:
- a CDS encoding HAMP domain-containing protein, which gives rise to MAKRAGPSISVKMILTTTLLILVIVVGFGFLNIYNVRKVYDKSAEDKIAQFREQLTASGAAVTQTFAQAVLPFLAESNVPEIKGLVAKTQKLDPDLRLIYVLDGNRGVVAHSDASRYGEGNPPISDESWAKIVEHWKEQQAAGETNPLVRGLALKTPRDGNLLYFAYPVYLGGVTPTISSALADDPGDNRLGYVVLGYSLDPIERFVKEAKQEKDRASYEAALRTGAVGFLFVLIGSLLAIFQGLSISKPIKVLAWRADQIARGDLEARVEVTSTDEIGMLAENFNFMTDQLVILLRETQEKAHMEKELEVARTIQETLVPPNDPVSTDFMEFAGYFQPASQCGGDWWTYHELVGEKTLIVIGDVTGHGVPSAMITATAKAACDVARTINNNDVTVTTLLEIMNDAIFQSAKRKFVMTCFASIIDPRTRTITYANAGHNFPYLFRQNEGRGEFGSLMIRGNRLGDLKESKYESKTTKLAPGDLLIWYTDGIVECENAQGEEYGEKRFRASIRRAAHLSAAELRDSVVNDAMAFFGDMPRKDDITMVIGKIL